One window of Posidoniimonas polymericola genomic DNA carries:
- a CDS encoding RNA polymerase sigma factor — MPERKSTPALPNAAPPRDAPGRERAEDVGSCYRRAYPRLVAIAAGVLGRVDGAEDVVQDAVEITIAKQKQFDSEPAVVRWLAGVVRHCALNVRRRRRTRRTYASDPTDLTTVADLSGDTHSPVHPRSGDLSPLQSAFDDHVLAALGELSEDARCCLLLRVVHQLSYSEISELTGLAEGTAMSHVHRGKRRLRELLSLATPQPEQTVPSRT, encoded by the coding sequence ATGCCTGAAAGAAAATCCACGCCTGCTCTCCCGAACGCCGCGCCGCCGCGCGACGCGCCAGGGAGGGAACGGGCGGAGGACGTTGGCTCGTGCTACCGGCGGGCCTACCCGCGGCTGGTCGCGATTGCCGCCGGCGTGCTCGGCCGCGTCGACGGCGCCGAGGACGTCGTGCAAGATGCCGTGGAAATCACTATCGCCAAGCAGAAGCAGTTCGACTCCGAGCCCGCAGTCGTGCGGTGGCTCGCGGGCGTCGTCCGCCATTGCGCGCTCAACGTCCGCCGCCGGCGCCGCACGCGACGCACCTACGCGTCCGACCCGACCGACCTGACCACCGTGGCCGACCTGTCCGGCGACACGCACTCGCCGGTCCACCCCCGTAGCGGTGACCTCAGCCCACTGCAGTCCGCGTTCGACGACCACGTGCTAGCGGCCCTGGGCGAATTGAGCGAAGACGCCCGGTGCTGCCTGCTGCTGCGGGTGGTGCACCAATTGTCTTACAGCGAGATCAGCGAGCTGACCGGCCTGGCCGAGGGGACCGCGATGAGCCACGTGCACCGCGGCAAGCGCCGGCTACGCGAGCTGCTATCGCTTGCGACGCCGCAGCCTGAACAGACCGTCCCCTCACGGACATGA
- a CDS encoding RNA polymerase sigma factor codes for MNSSGAPNPSGKQSSRTWDELLIAARNGDDDALGAICQRLYGYLLVVARRGIGSDLAAKVGASDVVQQSMMEAHQDFARFDGANEEEFRAWIGLLLQRNLQDVGRRYRGAARRDIGREIGIDSRQTLPIASSEPNASRIARRRETDEELARAVEGLPPRQRQIVELRHRDNIPYDQIAAQLATTEEAARKLYSRAVIKLRQKLIPTDGS; via the coding sequence ATGAACTCATCCGGGGCCCCCAATCCTTCTGGGAAGCAGTCCTCGCGAACGTGGGACGAGCTCCTGATCGCCGCCCGCAACGGCGACGACGACGCGCTGGGGGCGATCTGCCAGCGGCTCTACGGCTACCTGCTGGTCGTCGCCCGCCGCGGCATCGGGTCCGACCTGGCCGCCAAGGTAGGCGCATCCGACGTGGTGCAGCAGTCGATGATGGAGGCCCACCAAGACTTTGCACGGTTCGACGGGGCCAACGAAGAAGAGTTTCGGGCGTGGATTGGTCTGTTGCTGCAGCGGAACCTGCAGGACGTTGGGCGACGCTACCGCGGGGCCGCCCGGCGGGACATCGGCCGCGAGATCGGCATTGATTCTAGGCAGACCCTGCCGATCGCCTCCTCAGAGCCGAACGCCAGCCGGATCGCCCGGCGGAGAGAAACCGACGAAGAACTTGCCCGCGCCGTTGAGGGATTGCCGCCCCGGCAGCGACAAATAGTCGAGCTGCGTCACCGCGACAACATCCCGTACGACCAGATTGCTGCGCAGCTCGCCACCACCGAAGAGGCCGCCCGCAAGCTCTACAGCCGAGCGGTTATCAAGCTCAGGCAAAAACTGATTCCTACCGACGGTTCTTAG
- a CDS encoding keratin-like protein has translation MNLRISASALVLGVVVVLGSASDANAFFGLLGGGCGGCCEPSCGCAEPSCGCEPSCGCEMDCCDPCCAPRRCCILDGLKGMFKRRSCCADSCCEPSCCAAEPTCCAAEPSCGCEPSCGCEPSCGCEADMCCDPCCAPRRCCILDGLKGLFKRPSCGCCEPTCGCEPSCGCAAPSCGCN, from the coding sequence ATGAACCTTCGTATTTCTGCGTCGGCGCTCGTGCTGGGTGTCGTCGTCGTCCTGGGCAGCGCGTCGGACGCCAATGCGTTCTTCGGCCTGCTGGGCGGCGGCTGTGGCGGTTGTTGTGAGCCCTCCTGTGGTTGCGCCGAGCCGAGCTGCGGCTGCGAGCCCTCGTGTGGCTGCGAAATGGACTGCTGCGACCCTTGCTGCGCCCCGCGCCGCTGCTGCATCCTGGACGGCCTGAAGGGCATGTTCAAGCGTCGTTCGTGCTGTGCCGACTCGTGCTGCGAGCCGAGCTGCTGTGCCGCTGAGCCCACCTGCTGCGCCGCTGAGCCCAGCTGTGGCTGCGAGCCTTCCTGCGGTTGCGAGCCGAGCTGCGGCTGCGAAGCCGACATGTGCTGTGACCCGTGCTGCGCCCCGCGCCGCTGCTGCATCCTGGACGGCCTGAAGGGCCTGTTCAAGCGTCCCAGCTGTGGCTGCTGCGAGCCGACCTGCGGCTGCGAGCCCTCGTGTGGGTGCGCCGCTCCGAGCTGCGGCTGCAACTGA
- a CDS encoding DUF1559 family PulG-like putative transporter, producing MPRAHQSAHQSASRPCRRVTTDGCRSAGLSAAGFSLVELLVVIAIIGVLVALLLPAVQAARESARRMGCADRLKQITLAIANHESARRSFPPGRIGCDDTTGPPPIPACRPGLPTEELTAASGFVAILPELEELDLYAQLSVEIGGLWNRNVDDLGWYDDLAKCKAIKQRPAVFVCPTDTAAALSDVYDPVIAATGSYAMVHGSLGASRSPSSAGYYKAGQALDAVKYHNTGPFVYVTRRKPSQVTDGLSGTVAVGEVVLADVYESSNTWTYALAYADCLRTTDNPLNTQPGAGRMVDRQNGAFGSQHPGGGQFAFLDGHVAWTSDDVDLEIYRARSTIVGDESY from the coding sequence ATGCCAAGAGCCCACCAGTCGGCCCACCAATCGGCCAGTCGCCCGTGCCGCCGCGTCACGACCGATGGCTGTCGTTCAGCGGGGCTTAGCGCCGCCGGGTTTAGTCTGGTCGAGCTGTTGGTGGTGATCGCCATCATCGGGGTGCTGGTAGCACTCCTGCTGCCCGCGGTGCAGGCGGCCCGCGAGTCGGCCCGACGGATGGGCTGCGCCGACCGGCTCAAGCAGATCACGTTGGCGATCGCCAATCACGAGTCCGCGCGGCGTTCCTTTCCGCCCGGGCGGATTGGCTGCGACGACACGACCGGCCCGCCGCCGATCCCCGCGTGCCGCCCCGGCCTGCCGACCGAGGAGCTAACCGCCGCGAGCGGCTTCGTGGCGATCCTGCCTGAACTCGAGGAGCTCGACCTGTACGCGCAGCTGTCGGTTGAGATCGGCGGCCTGTGGAACCGCAACGTCGACGACCTTGGCTGGTACGACGATCTGGCCAAGTGCAAGGCGATCAAGCAGCGTCCCGCGGTGTTCGTCTGCCCCACCGACACCGCCGCCGCGCTGAGCGACGTCTACGACCCGGTGATCGCCGCGACCGGGAGCTACGCGATGGTGCACGGCTCGCTCGGCGCCAGCCGGTCGCCCTCTTCGGCCGGGTACTACAAAGCAGGCCAGGCGCTCGACGCAGTCAAGTACCACAACACCGGCCCGTTTGTTTACGTCACCCGCCGCAAGCCGTCGCAGGTGACCGATGGCCTGTCGGGCACGGTGGCGGTCGGCGAGGTCGTGCTGGCGGACGTTTACGAGTCGTCTAACACCTGGACCTATGCGCTGGCGTACGCGGACTGCCTCCGCACGACCGACAACCCGCTCAACACCCAGCCGGGCGCGGGGCGGATGGTCGACCGCCAAAACGGCGCCTTCGGCAGCCAGCACCCGGGCGGCGGCCAGTTCGCCTTCCTGGATGGCCACGTCGCGTGGACCTCCGACGACGTTGACCTCGAGATCTACCGCGCCAGGTCGACCATCGTCGGCGACGAGTCGTACTAG
- a CDS encoding SMP-30/gluconolactonase/LRE family protein yields the protein MRLPTLLFAAVLFGVAANVNAQRAVDPPESIGEIEVVDQAAEQLIDPSATIEVLATDFEWSEGPVWLRDQGCVLFSDIPRNSIFKWKEGEGLSLYLKPSGYTGETPRGGEPGSNGLMIDAQGRLVMCQHGDAQVARMAAPLSAPRPVFEVIADKLDGKRLNSPNDLVIHSSGAIYFTDPPYGRLKAFNDKTRELDFQGVYRVSPEGELSLLTKELVAPNGIALSPDEQTLYVAQSNGERPIYMAYAVQADGSIDDGRVLLNVKHLGRRPGSPDGMAIDRDGNLFATGPGGVLIISPGGKHLATIRTGERIANCTFGGPDGRTLFMTSDMHLCRVRVKTAGLGF from the coding sequence ATGCGTCTGCCCACTCTGCTTTTCGCTGCCGTGCTGTTTGGGGTTGCCGCCAATGTGAATGCGCAGCGAGCGGTCGACCCGCCCGAATCGATTGGCGAAATCGAGGTCGTCGACCAGGCCGCGGAGCAACTGATCGACCCGTCTGCGACCATCGAGGTGCTGGCGACCGACTTCGAATGGAGCGAGGGCCCGGTCTGGCTGCGTGATCAGGGCTGCGTGCTGTTCAGCGACATCCCCCGCAATTCGATCTTCAAGTGGAAAGAGGGCGAGGGGCTCTCGCTGTACCTCAAGCCGTCGGGCTACACCGGCGAGACGCCGCGCGGCGGCGAGCCTGGCTCGAACGGGCTGATGATCGACGCCCAGGGCCGCCTGGTCATGTGCCAGCACGGCGACGCCCAGGTCGCGCGGATGGCGGCGCCGCTGTCGGCGCCCCGGCCGGTGTTCGAGGTCATCGCCGACAAGCTCGACGGCAAACGGCTCAACAGCCCAAACGACCTGGTGATCCACTCCTCCGGCGCAATCTACTTCACCGACCCGCCGTACGGCCGACTCAAGGCGTTCAACGACAAGACCCGCGAGCTCGACTTCCAGGGCGTGTACCGTGTGTCGCCCGAAGGCGAGCTGTCGCTGCTGACCAAGGAGCTGGTCGCGCCGAACGGCATCGCCTTGTCGCCCGATGAGCAGACCCTGTACGTTGCGCAGTCCAACGGCGAGCGGCCGATCTACATGGCGTACGCCGTGCAGGCCGACGGCTCGATCGACGACGGCCGCGTGCTGCTGAACGTCAAGCACCTGGGCCGCCGGCCCGGCAGCCCCGACGGCATGGCCATCGACCGGGACGGCAACCTGTTCGCCACCGGGCCGGGGGGCGTGCTGATCATCTCGCCCGGGGGCAAACACCTGGCGACGATCCGCACCGGCGAGCGGATCGCCAACTGCACGTTCGGCGGCCCCGACGGGCGGACGCTCTTCATGACGTCCGACATGCACCTGTGCCGCGTGCGGGTGAAAACCGCCGGACTTGGGTTCTAG
- a CDS encoding serine/threonine-protein kinase yields MSRDLRQPDDSSDLGRVASPGLSDIIRRLDQLWDEHPLTPSSLYDLEGQEIGGCRLLGVVGQGAFGIVYHARDEQGGRDVAIKVPRPEVVLHAQRMQRFRNEAIAAATLDHPAIVPVYATEFEGPAPHIMSEYIDGPDLGEWLARAARPVDFEPAVRFILKLVDAVQHAHGRGVTHRDLKPGNVLLQPTASRPLSLDDYSPRLTDFGLAGFDAVETRCTSSSMMIGTPLYMPPEQAAGGVADWPAADIYSLGVLLFELITKQTPYQGLTYPQLLQQMQVERAPDFAAARSDVPRGLQAIVTKCLRHDASDRYESAGELAADLARFLNGERPHAPPVRVTDPLVRWMRRPERLRQAALWTTCYQAGTIFWMCLVIAIAAICEVFPAGTAAKSVVALGVVCGLVHCPKALLGWAMLSGVRWAYPVSLLSSAVLLGVFIYSTLAESIAFEWNYPTRFSKVSNFSILILGSTIECGLHLLAWPAWTRRIRAGKSLS; encoded by the coding sequence GTGTCGCGCGACCTCCGGCAACCCGACGACTCAAGCGACCTGGGCAGGGTCGCCTCGCCGGGGCTTTCTGACATCATCCGCAGACTCGACCAGCTCTGGGACGAGCACCCGCTTACCCCTTCCAGCCTCTACGACCTCGAGGGGCAGGAGATCGGCGGCTGCCGCTTGCTCGGTGTGGTCGGGCAGGGCGCCTTTGGCATTGTTTACCACGCCCGCGATGAGCAAGGCGGCCGCGACGTGGCCATCAAGGTGCCGCGTCCCGAGGTGGTGCTGCACGCCCAGCGGATGCAGCGGTTCCGCAACGAGGCGATCGCCGCCGCGACGCTCGACCACCCGGCGATCGTGCCGGTCTACGCGACCGAGTTCGAGGGCCCCGCGCCCCACATTATGTCCGAGTACATCGACGGCCCCGACTTGGGCGAGTGGCTCGCGCGTGCGGCTCGGCCAGTGGACTTTGAGCCGGCGGTGCGATTCATCCTCAAGCTGGTCGACGCGGTGCAGCACGCCCACGGCCGGGGCGTGACCCACCGCGACCTGAAGCCCGGGAACGTGCTGCTCCAGCCCACGGCGAGCCGCCCGCTATCTCTCGACGATTACTCGCCCCGCCTGACCGACTTTGGCCTGGCGGGTTTCGACGCGGTCGAGACCCGTTGCACCAGCTCGAGCATGATGATCGGCACGCCGCTCTACATGCCGCCCGAGCAGGCGGCGGGTGGGGTCGCCGACTGGCCCGCCGCGGACATCTACTCGTTGGGAGTGCTGCTGTTCGAGTTGATTACTAAACAGACGCCCTACCAAGGGCTCACCTACCCGCAGTTGCTGCAGCAGATGCAGGTCGAACGAGCGCCCGATTTTGCGGCGGCGCGGTCTGACGTGCCGCGGGGCCTGCAGGCAATCGTGACGAAGTGCCTGCGGCATGACGCCAGCGACCGGTACGAATCGGCGGGCGAGCTGGCCGCCGACCTGGCTCGATTTCTCAATGGAGAGCGACCGCACGCCCCGCCGGTGAGGGTGACCGACCCGCTGGTCCGCTGGATGCGCAGGCCAGAGCGGTTGCGGCAGGCGGCGTTGTGGACCACGTGCTACCAGGCCGGAACCATTTTTTGGATGTGCCTTGTGATCGCCATCGCGGCGATTTGCGAGGTCTTCCCCGCTGGAACGGCCGCAAAGAGTGTTGTAGCGCTGGGCGTCGTCTGCGGGCTCGTTCATTGCCCGAAGGCGCTGCTCGGCTGGGCCATGCTAAGTGGGGTGCGCTGGGCGTACCCGGTCTCGCTGCTGAGTAGCGCGGTCCTGCTTGGAGTTTTCATCTACTCAACTTTGGCCGAATCAATTGCGTTTGAGTGGAACTACCCGACGCGGTTCTCCAAAGTAAGCAATTTCTCCATCTTGATCCTGGGGAGCACGATTGAGTGCGGGCTTCATCTACTAGCGTGGCCTGCTTGGACGCGGCGGATTAGAGCGGGCAAGTCATTGTCCTGA
- a CDS encoding DUF1559 family PulG-like putative transporter, translated as MKPRGYRSAHSAFTLVELLVVIAIIGTLIALLLPAVQSAREAARRTQCINQLREIGLAVQNHHDTAGYFPTGRDRTDQYGVSWAFRILPFLEEQQIYDARDPSERVDSELNAAAMRTPIEVYACPSRRSADANRDFDNDDAAPQVRNAAVLGDYAANAGLEEDMGMEGNDFRSGKVDRTLAGPIYSGSKVKSRHVTDGLSKTLAVGEKHLPPVEPDWSEERVHYQQGDTCFLAADRIETILRGAEDGLAVTGQETSSQLFGGPHPGVTLFVFLDGHTEALAHSGPRATGVNPNQVDDIRVDEKWEWLAALSTVAGGELIEE; from the coding sequence ATGAAGCCTCGTGGCTACCGGTCCGCACACTCTGCCTTCACCCTCGTCGAACTGCTGGTGGTGATCGCTATCATCGGCACGCTCATCGCGCTGCTGCTGCCGGCGGTTCAGTCAGCCCGCGAGGCCGCCCGACGCACGCAGTGCATCAACCAACTCCGCGAGATCGGCCTGGCGGTGCAAAACCACCATGACACCGCCGGCTACTTCCCAACCGGACGCGACCGGACCGACCAGTACGGCGTGTCGTGGGCGTTTCGGATCCTTCCCTTCCTTGAAGAGCAGCAGATCTACGACGCCCGCGACCCCAGCGAGCGGGTCGACTCGGAACTGAACGCCGCGGCGATGCGGACGCCGATCGAAGTCTACGCGTGCCCGAGTCGTCGCTCGGCCGACGCCAACCGTGACTTCGACAACGACGACGCCGCGCCGCAGGTCCGCAACGCGGCCGTGCTGGGCGACTACGCCGCCAACGCCGGACTCGAGGAGGACATGGGCATGGAGGGCAACGATTTCCGCAGCGGCAAGGTCGACCGCACGCTGGCTGGCCCGATCTACAGCGGCTCGAAGGTCAAGTCGCGGCACGTGACCGACGGCCTCTCGAAGACGCTCGCCGTCGGCGAGAAGCACCTGCCGCCGGTCGAGCCCGACTGGTCGGAAGAGCGGGTCCACTACCAGCAGGGCGACACCTGCTTCCTCGCCGCCGACCGCATCGAGACCATTTTGCGTGGCGCCGAGGACGGCTTGGCCGTGACCGGCCAGGAGACCAGCTCGCAGCTGTTCGGCGGCCCCCACCCAGGAGTCACGCTTTTCGTCTTCCTGGACGGCCACACCGAGGCCCTCGCCCACAGCGGCCCCAGGGCGACCGGCGTGAACCCCAACCAGGTCGACGACATCCGCGTCGACGAGAAGTGGGAGTGGCTGGCCGCGCTCAGCACGGTCGCCGGCGGCGAGCTCATCGAGGAGTAG
- a CDS encoding PfkB family carbohydrate kinase: protein MPDQPLIVGEVLIDQFPDGRGILGGAPFNVAWNLCGFGMSPMMVTSVGSDESGRNILERMREWGMSTAGVQTSATLPTGLVEVTVNDGEPSYNLLANRAYDDIHYPEQVLAEGGFGMLYVGSLAYRAEPSRTTIRRLMAESGLPKFVDINIRRPWFTLDMAGELLQDATWTKLNNNELAELSGVGCETPQQAPAAVEELRKRFNGKNFFVTCGGEGACAVDEAGGTAFAKSPPPEPMVDTVGAGDAFAAACIAGVTQGRPLAQTIESAVAFASKTCTLQGATTSDRSHYAALVV from the coding sequence ATGCCCGACCAACCGCTTATCGTTGGCGAAGTCCTGATCGATCAGTTCCCCGACGGTCGGGGGATCCTTGGTGGGGCTCCGTTCAATGTCGCGTGGAACCTGTGCGGGTTTGGCATGTCGCCCATGATGGTGACCTCGGTCGGCTCCGACGAGAGCGGCCGGAATATCCTCGAGCGGATGCGGGAGTGGGGGATGAGCACCGCCGGCGTGCAGACCTCTGCCACGCTCCCTACCGGCTTGGTCGAGGTGACCGTCAACGACGGCGAGCCCTCGTACAACCTGCTTGCCAACCGCGCGTACGACGACATCCACTACCCCGAGCAGGTCTTGGCCGAGGGCGGGTTTGGCATGCTGTACGTCGGCAGCCTGGCGTACCGTGCGGAGCCATCGCGTACGACGATCCGCAGGCTGATGGCCGAGAGCGGGCTCCCCAAGTTCGTCGACATCAACATCCGCCGCCCGTGGTTTACCCTCGACATGGCAGGCGAGTTGCTGCAAGACGCAACCTGGACCAAGCTCAACAACAACGAGCTGGCCGAGCTGTCGGGGGTTGGATGCGAGACGCCGCAACAAGCTCCGGCGGCGGTAGAAGAGCTTCGCAAACGCTTTAACGGGAAGAACTTCTTCGTCACCTGCGGCGGCGAGGGCGCCTGTGCTGTCGACGAAGCGGGCGGAACGGCGTTCGCAAAATCGCCCCCTCCCGAACCGATGGTCGACACCGTCGGCGCGGGCGACGCGTTTGCCGCTGCCTGCATTGCCGGCGTCACGCAGGGGCGACCGCTCGCTCAGACCATCGAGTCCGCAGTCGCATTCGCCTCGAAGACCTGCACCCTGCAGGGCGCGACGACGAGCGACCGTAGTCACTACGCGGCCCTAGTCGTTTAG